In Sorghum bicolor cultivar BTx623 chromosome 8, Sorghum_bicolor_NCBIv3, whole genome shotgun sequence, one genomic interval encodes:
- the LOC110429943 gene encoding uncharacterized protein LOC110429943, with translation MGRARSLTAVEEEEMCRGGQGLGVAKLMRCRRHRRAGELWPHDRTSKMRLRRCLVAQYHGGIPAFPWANLACVSLPQDKFMCPWATHKVEDAARSLVFSLRNKSTTHSSGRVSPSAREPHDSFLLCSRRHLVKVAAACLGAPGSAVGLPSPPTRHPISSAPASRRLCHLVDPIVPPRSGEPLPGHASFQDLSFG, from the exons ATGGGACGAGCTCGTTCACTGACTGCCGTGGAAGAAGAGGAGATGTGCAGAGGAGGGCAAGGTCTAGGCGTGGCTAAGCTCATGCGCTGCCGCCGTCACCGCCGCGCGGGTGAGCTCTGGCCCCATGACCGCACAAGCAAGATGCGGCTCCGGCGGTGTTTGGTAGCCCAGTATCACGGAGGGATCCCGGCTTTTCCATGGGCCAATCTAGCCTGTGTCAGCCTCCCTCAGGACAAATTTATGTGCCCTTGGGCAACCCACAAAGTCGAGGATGCAGCCCGTTCCCTTGTGTTTTCCTTGAGGAACAAATCCACGACTCATTCGTCCGGGAGGGTTTCCCCGTCCGCTCGCGAGCCGCACGACTCCTTTCTTCTGTGCTCGCGACGCCACCTAGTCAAGGTCGCCGCCGCTTGCCTGGGTGCTCCAGGCTCCGCCGTCGGGCTCCCATCGCCTCCAACCCGGCACCCCATCTCCTCTGCCCCGGCTTCCCGTCGCCTCTGTCATCTCGTCGATCCG ATTGTTCCTCCTAGATCCGGTGAGCCCTTGCCTGGACATGCCTCGTTTCAAGATCTG AGCTTTGGGTGA